In Bactrocera oleae isolate idBacOlea1 chromosome 5, idBacOlea1, whole genome shotgun sequence, a genomic segment contains:
- the LOC106627038 gene encoding tRNA (34-2'-O)-methyltransferase regulator WDR6 isoform X2 — protein sequence MKEELLYTAKKNYTFRELSHFRLTDWISSAQFLQNPNEFVLLTAHSVVLRFLYEETPQLKYSCKIIAKSSSNEKSTLYCSHMRGRTCEELVIFGGNAFGELLIWKPFIAETISQKIDCIEMQVELKHRQLAHNGVIFSIDFDDESDLLTTTSDDRSIRFWKLERTPNDSWNEIKLNAIASGYGHVARVFQGKIIHCDRKQMAVTVGEDSHFCIWNSNAKLLFKQRIQFGAVIWNFEYDKYTHTLYTVGSTGNLLAYNVEDVLRRKSEIFSTTIIVTDLEPKEYVAKAKFLKSNILVGITNRNRLMYALLEYNEEKYKHECGPWHIIDIHKKYKCTLFEVQDNYIAICGYKRLTLIKCGHGSEFKLLFDDDILDGVIRSFHFLNNNSFLISDETGKCLLLEGETLVVRIAVPLPHSKEPWTTTALRIQIKQLKDYLLVSNRMGNTILFKIDYESAGCTCLDTIRHLHGKLGATMFHLQEVQKGDIFIQSGGHDGSLRVLSIRIESDTIVSHQRTFVHVAWVEKLVVIENYEFLFGFNDNHFVIWSHDHDISVQIPCGGGHRSWHYDITSDNGRKFVQLLFIKNKELRLHKHKLCNILSKNMKILRNQWHTRSCNILNIVEPRHSEVPFSIVVSAGDDNMIKISKLRPRGRLEQCAELHSHISNVRALKILQVQPNAVLIFTGGGRAQLCIALLDLKAFRVHELMSYTLNKSGQSQDEKSQTYQPDPETRIMSCDVVKVNTNNSGNKVEYFVFLCCSDGYLRKVHISELFKVISEVALYYGCCLLQVRVFANSYVLAAGTNGKLRMFNLSLVELPIELSHHASGVNAMDIYYEPNTYMLYIITGGDDQSVSFTSLEIQNENTIEIKNKFCIENAHSAQVTAVQLTFDDESLCAYTSGLDQVVNKIHLRIPVAELVCYTSISDIKGLRIDNSKRCFIYGCGIQIFKLK from the exons ATGAAGGAAGAATTATTGTACACGGCGAAAAAGAAT TACACCTTTAGGGAACTTTCTCACTTTCGTCTTACTGACTGGATAAGCTCTGCTCAATTTCTTCAAAATCCAAATGAATTTGTTCTTCTTACGGCTCATAGTGTGGTTCTGCGTTTCCTTTATGAAGAAACCCCTCAACTAAAGTATTCTTGTAAAATTATAGCTAAGTCATCCTCCAATGAGAAATCCACACTTTATTGCTCCCATATGCGAGGCAGAACATGTGAGGAGTTGGTAATTTTTGGAG GGAATGCTTTTGGAGAACTTCTCATTTGGAAGCCATTTATAGCTGAGACGATTTCCCAAAAGATTGATTGCATTGAAATGCAAGTGGAATTAAAGCATAGACAACTAGCCCATAATGgagttattttttctattgactTTGATGATGAATCTGATTTGCTGACCACTACGTCAGATGATCGGTCAATACGCTTCTGGAAACTTGAAAGAACGCCAAATGATTCTTGGAATGAGATAAAACTTAATGCAATAGCTAGTGGATATGGTCATGTTGCACGCGTGTTTCAAGGAAAAATTATCCATTGCG ATCGGAAACAAATGGCTGTGACCGTCGGAGAAGACTCTCATTTTTGTATTTGGAACAGTAACGCTAAGTTATTGTTCAAACAACGTATTCAATTTGGTGCAGTGATATGGAATTTCGAATAcgacaaatatacacacacattgtATACAGTCGGATCAACGGGGAACTTATTGGCATATAATGTTGAAGATGTACTTAGAAGGAAATCGGAGATTTTTTCAACAACTATAATTGTCACAGATTTAGAACCAAAGGAATATGTGGCGAAAGCGAAATTTCTCAAATCTAACATATTAGTTGGTATAACAAATAGAAATCGTCTTATGTACGCCCTGCTTGAATATAATGAGGAAAAGTATAAACATGAATGCGGTCCATGGCATATCAtagatatacataaaaaatataagtgcACTTTATTTGAAGTACAAGACAACTACATTGCAATATGTGGCTACAAACGATTAACACTTATTAAGTGTGGCCACGGAAGCgaattcaaattattatttgatgACGATATACTTGACGGGGTAATACGTTCattccattttttaaataataattcgttttTGATTTCTGATGAAACTGGAAAGTGTTTGCTACTCGAAGGTGAAACCTTAGTGGTTCGAATCGCTGTTCCCCTACCACACAGCAAGGAACCATGGACAACAACAGCCCTacgtatacaaataaaacaattgaaaGATTATCTGTTAGTTAGTAATCGTATGGGAAACACAATACTGTTTAAAATTGATTATGAATCTGCTGGTTGCACATGTCTGGACACTATTCGGCATCTGCACGGAAAATTAGGTGCCACAATGTTTCACCTCCAAGAAGTTCAAAAAGGAGATATATTTATTCAAAGCGGCGGTCATGATGGATCATTGCGGGTGCTTTCCATACGAATTGAGTCTGACACGATTGTATCACATCAACGCACATTTGTACATGTAGCTTGGGTGGAGAAATtagttgtaattgaaaactATGAATTTCTTTTCGGATTTAACGATAACCATTTCGTGATATGGTCTCACGATCATGACATTTCCGTACAAATACCTTGTGGTGGCGGCCATCGCAGTTGGCATTACGATATAACTTCTGATAATGGGAGAAAGTTTGTGCagctattatttataaaaaataaagagcTAAGACTTCATAAGCATAAACTGTGCAATATCCTTTCTAAAAATATGAAGATATTACGAAACCAGTGGCACACTCGTTCatgtaatattttgaatatagtTGAGCCACGCCACAGTGAAGTACCTTTTAGTATAGTTGTAAGTGCCGGAGACGATAACATGATAAAAATATCTAAGCTAAGGCCTCGTGGTCGATTAGAGCAATGTGCGGAATTGCATTCACATATATCCAATGTGAgagcattaaaaattttacaagtgCAACCAAatgctgttttaatttttacaggCGGCGGCCGAGCGCAACTGTGCATAGCGTTATTGGACCTAAAAGCTTTTCGTGTCCATGAACTTATGAGTTATACTTTAAATAAGAGTGGGCAAAGCCAAGACGAAAAGTCGCAAACTTACCAACCCGATCCGGAAACTCGAATAATGTCATGTGATGTGGTTAAAGTGAATACTAATAATTCAGGCAATAAAGTggaatattttgttttcctgTGTTGTTCAGACGGTTATTTGCGCAAAGTGCACATTAGTGaactttttaaagttatatCCGAGGTTGCTTTATATTACGGCTGTTGTTTGCTGCAAGTACGAGTGTTCGCGAACTCTTACGTTCTAGCAGCTGGTACAAATGGAAAGTTACGCATGTTTAACTTGAGTTTGGTAGAGTTACCCATTGAACTGTCACATCACGCTAGCGGAGTAAATGCTATGGACATATATTACGAGCCTAACACCTACATGCTTTATATAATTACTGGTGGTGATGACCAGTCGGTTTCCTTTACATCTCTAGAAATTCAGAACGAAAATACAattgagattaaaaataaattttgtattgaaaatgcACACTCGGCACAGGTAACTGCGGTACAGTTAACTTTTGATGACGAGAGTCTTTGCGCATATACTTCTGGCTTAGACCAGGTTGTAAACAAGATCCATTTGCGAATTCCTGTGGCAGAATTGGTTTGTTATACATCTATATCAGACATCAAAGGTTTACGAATAGACAATTCCAAACGATGTTTCATTTATGGTTGTGGaattcaaatattcaaattgaaataa
- the LOC106627040 gene encoding uncharacterized protein C18orf19 homolog A: MTTLRLMTRIGQSVWQQRQGIQLTVLGNIKYRSWSLLNSHSTTQCISLAPFVSSRHTFSTKKTADLAGKTDTKSSPVLADEDIFGEASKLGLFAKFKLMYKKYWYVLLPVHVVTSVGWFGGFYYLSKSGVDIPLVLQHMHLSESIVERFQNSSMGHYAIAYLCYKVATPLRYAVTLGGTTVSIKYLVQAGHIKPIPSKRELMQMYEKNKADRAAAKLDETEEKQKTKGNQ; the protein is encoded by the exons ATGACCACATTGAGGTTGATGACACGCATTGGGCAATCTGTTTGGCAACAGCGTCAAGGAATTCAACTGACAGTTTTGGGTAACATTAAATACAGATCGTGGTCCCTGCTAAACTCTCACAGCACAACACAATGTATATCACTTGCACCCTTCGTAAGTAGTCGCCATACATTTAGCACAAAGAAAACTGCGGACTTAGCTGGTAAAACCGATACCAAATCATCTCCGGTTTTAGCTGATGAGGATATTTTTGGTGAGGCATCTAAATTGGGACTATTTGCGAAATTCAAATTGATGTACAAAAAATATTGGTATGTGCTTTTACCTGTTCATGTTGTTACTTCGGTTGGTTGGTTTGGaggtttttattatttgtcaaaAAG TGGTGTAGATATTCCATTAGTCCTACAACACATGCATCTTAGTGAAAGTATAGTGGAACGTTTTCAAAACTCTAGTATGGGTCACTACGCGATAGCCTATCTTTGCTACAAAGTGGCGACACCCCTACGTTATGCGGTCACTTTAG GTGGTACAACCGTGTCCATAAAATATCTTGTTCAAGCCGGACATATTAAACCAATTCCTAGTAAACGAGAATTAATGCAgatgtatgaaaaaaataaagcgGATCGAGCTGCTGCGAAACTAGACGAGACTGAAGAAAAGCAAAAGACCAAGGGCAACCAATGA
- the LOC106627038 gene encoding tRNA (34-2'-O)-methyltransferase regulator WDR6 isoform X1, translating to MEVELTITDSIAIKILHGGAILSGVGNELHLHSPKVSKCLVLAQKLRAKVHGIADVLLKNAASNEGRIIVHGEKECMLMQYVYDEYEYTFRELSHFRLTDWISSAQFLQNPNEFVLLTAHSVVLRFLYEETPQLKYSCKIIAKSSSNEKSTLYCSHMRGRTCEELVIFGGNAFGELLIWKPFIAETISQKIDCIEMQVELKHRQLAHNGVIFSIDFDDESDLLTTTSDDRSIRFWKLERTPNDSWNEIKLNAIASGYGHVARVFQGKIIHCDRKQMAVTVGEDSHFCIWNSNAKLLFKQRIQFGAVIWNFEYDKYTHTLYTVGSTGNLLAYNVEDVLRRKSEIFSTTIIVTDLEPKEYVAKAKFLKSNILVGITNRNRLMYALLEYNEEKYKHECGPWHIIDIHKKYKCTLFEVQDNYIAICGYKRLTLIKCGHGSEFKLLFDDDILDGVIRSFHFLNNNSFLISDETGKCLLLEGETLVVRIAVPLPHSKEPWTTTALRIQIKQLKDYLLVSNRMGNTILFKIDYESAGCTCLDTIRHLHGKLGATMFHLQEVQKGDIFIQSGGHDGSLRVLSIRIESDTIVSHQRTFVHVAWVEKLVVIENYEFLFGFNDNHFVIWSHDHDISVQIPCGGGHRSWHYDITSDNGRKFVQLLFIKNKELRLHKHKLCNILSKNMKILRNQWHTRSCNILNIVEPRHSEVPFSIVVSAGDDNMIKISKLRPRGRLEQCAELHSHISNVRALKILQVQPNAVLIFTGGGRAQLCIALLDLKAFRVHELMSYTLNKSGQSQDEKSQTYQPDPETRIMSCDVVKVNTNNSGNKVEYFVFLCCSDGYLRKVHISELFKVISEVALYYGCCLLQVRVFANSYVLAAGTNGKLRMFNLSLVELPIELSHHASGVNAMDIYYEPNTYMLYIITGGDDQSVSFTSLEIQNENTIEIKNKFCIENAHSAQVTAVQLTFDDESLCAYTSGLDQVVNKIHLRIPVAELVCYTSISDIKGLRIDNSKRCFIYGCGIQIFKLK from the exons ATGGAAGTGGAGTTGACAATTACTGATTCCATAGCAATTAAAATATTGCATGGGGGAGCAATACTTTCAG GTGTTGGTAATGAGTTACACCTGCATTCACCGAAAGTATCTAAATGTCTCGTGCTTGCGCAGAAATTGCGCGCTAAGGTACATGGCATTGCTGATGTGTTGTTGAAAAACGCAGCTTCTAATGAAGGAAGAATTATTGTACACGGCGAAAAAGAATGTATGTTAATGCAGTATGTTTACGACGAATATGAG TACACCTTTAGGGAACTTTCTCACTTTCGTCTTACTGACTGGATAAGCTCTGCTCAATTTCTTCAAAATCCAAATGAATTTGTTCTTCTTACGGCTCATAGTGTGGTTCTGCGTTTCCTTTATGAAGAAACCCCTCAACTAAAGTATTCTTGTAAAATTATAGCTAAGTCATCCTCCAATGAGAAATCCACACTTTATTGCTCCCATATGCGAGGCAGAACATGTGAGGAGTTGGTAATTTTTGGAG GGAATGCTTTTGGAGAACTTCTCATTTGGAAGCCATTTATAGCTGAGACGATTTCCCAAAAGATTGATTGCATTGAAATGCAAGTGGAATTAAAGCATAGACAACTAGCCCATAATGgagttattttttctattgactTTGATGATGAATCTGATTTGCTGACCACTACGTCAGATGATCGGTCAATACGCTTCTGGAAACTTGAAAGAACGCCAAATGATTCTTGGAATGAGATAAAACTTAATGCAATAGCTAGTGGATATGGTCATGTTGCACGCGTGTTTCAAGGAAAAATTATCCATTGCG ATCGGAAACAAATGGCTGTGACCGTCGGAGAAGACTCTCATTTTTGTATTTGGAACAGTAACGCTAAGTTATTGTTCAAACAACGTATTCAATTTGGTGCAGTGATATGGAATTTCGAATAcgacaaatatacacacacattgtATACAGTCGGATCAACGGGGAACTTATTGGCATATAATGTTGAAGATGTACTTAGAAGGAAATCGGAGATTTTTTCAACAACTATAATTGTCACAGATTTAGAACCAAAGGAATATGTGGCGAAAGCGAAATTTCTCAAATCTAACATATTAGTTGGTATAACAAATAGAAATCGTCTTATGTACGCCCTGCTTGAATATAATGAGGAAAAGTATAAACATGAATGCGGTCCATGGCATATCAtagatatacataaaaaatataagtgcACTTTATTTGAAGTACAAGACAACTACATTGCAATATGTGGCTACAAACGATTAACACTTATTAAGTGTGGCCACGGAAGCgaattcaaattattatttgatgACGATATACTTGACGGGGTAATACGTTCattccattttttaaataataattcgttttTGATTTCTGATGAAACTGGAAAGTGTTTGCTACTCGAAGGTGAAACCTTAGTGGTTCGAATCGCTGTTCCCCTACCACACAGCAAGGAACCATGGACAACAACAGCCCTacgtatacaaataaaacaattgaaaGATTATCTGTTAGTTAGTAATCGTATGGGAAACACAATACTGTTTAAAATTGATTATGAATCTGCTGGTTGCACATGTCTGGACACTATTCGGCATCTGCACGGAAAATTAGGTGCCACAATGTTTCACCTCCAAGAAGTTCAAAAAGGAGATATATTTATTCAAAGCGGCGGTCATGATGGATCATTGCGGGTGCTTTCCATACGAATTGAGTCTGACACGATTGTATCACATCAACGCACATTTGTACATGTAGCTTGGGTGGAGAAATtagttgtaattgaaaactATGAATTTCTTTTCGGATTTAACGATAACCATTTCGTGATATGGTCTCACGATCATGACATTTCCGTACAAATACCTTGTGGTGGCGGCCATCGCAGTTGGCATTACGATATAACTTCTGATAATGGGAGAAAGTTTGTGCagctattatttataaaaaataaagagcTAAGACTTCATAAGCATAAACTGTGCAATATCCTTTCTAAAAATATGAAGATATTACGAAACCAGTGGCACACTCGTTCatgtaatattttgaatatagtTGAGCCACGCCACAGTGAAGTACCTTTTAGTATAGTTGTAAGTGCCGGAGACGATAACATGATAAAAATATCTAAGCTAAGGCCTCGTGGTCGATTAGAGCAATGTGCGGAATTGCATTCACATATATCCAATGTGAgagcattaaaaattttacaagtgCAACCAAatgctgttttaatttttacaggCGGCGGCCGAGCGCAACTGTGCATAGCGTTATTGGACCTAAAAGCTTTTCGTGTCCATGAACTTATGAGTTATACTTTAAATAAGAGTGGGCAAAGCCAAGACGAAAAGTCGCAAACTTACCAACCCGATCCGGAAACTCGAATAATGTCATGTGATGTGGTTAAAGTGAATACTAATAATTCAGGCAATAAAGTggaatattttgttttcctgTGTTGTTCAGACGGTTATTTGCGCAAAGTGCACATTAGTGaactttttaaagttatatCCGAGGTTGCTTTATATTACGGCTGTTGTTTGCTGCAAGTACGAGTGTTCGCGAACTCTTACGTTCTAGCAGCTGGTACAAATGGAAAGTTACGCATGTTTAACTTGAGTTTGGTAGAGTTACCCATTGAACTGTCACATCACGCTAGCGGAGTAAATGCTATGGACATATATTACGAGCCTAACACCTACATGCTTTATATAATTACTGGTGGTGATGACCAGTCGGTTTCCTTTACATCTCTAGAAATTCAGAACGAAAATACAattgagattaaaaataaattttgtattgaaaatgcACACTCGGCACAGGTAACTGCGGTACAGTTAACTTTTGATGACGAGAGTCTTTGCGCATATACTTCTGGCTTAGACCAGGTTGTAAACAAGATCCATTTGCGAATTCCTGTGGCAGAATTGGTTTGTTATACATCTATATCAGACATCAAAGGTTTACGAATAGACAATTCCAAACGATGTTTCATTTATGGTTGTGGaattcaaatattcaaattgaaataa
- the LOC106627041 gene encoding ADP-ribosylation factor-like protein 2-binding protein, whose protein sequence is METTLSDEFLNVIGKSKGSQFFDDVIGHIEDIVLGEEFQALHNNFLEKYWHCIENTEENKLVYMDIFHEYTNTFETFLIKELCVRMPDFNMSQFAEELEKNEAFDDVLSSGEIIELLHSFNSFETFKELMLDYRSAKEGHMEHLDSNILITTSYSTTNPTIPTIKTEDECDI, encoded by the exons ATGGAAACAACTTTATCGGATGAATTCTTGAATGTTATCGGTAAATCGAAGGGTAGCCAATTTTTCGACGATGTTATTGGTCACATAGAAGACATTGTACTTGGAGAAGAATTCcag GCGCTACATAATAATTTTCTGGAGAAATATTGGCATTGCATTGAAAATACTGAGGAAAACAAACtagtatatatggatatatttcATGAGTATACTAATACTTTTGAGACCTTCCTAATTAAAGAACTATGTGTTCGTATGCCTGATTTTAATATGAGCCAATTTGCGGAGGAGCTAGA GAAAAATGAGGCGTTCGATGACGTTTTAAGTAGCGGAGAAATCATTGAGCTTTTACATTCATTCAACAGCTTTGAGACTTTTAAGGAACTTATGCTAGATTACCGCAGCGCAAAAGAAGGTCATATGGAGCATCTAGATTCAAATATCCTCATCACCACTTCGTATTCGACGACAAACCCAACGATACCCACTATTAAAACCGAAGATGAAtgtgatatataa